The proteins below are encoded in one region of Hemiscyllium ocellatum isolate sHemOce1 chromosome 3, sHemOce1.pat.X.cur, whole genome shotgun sequence:
- the hint3 gene encoding histidine triad nucleotide-binding protein 3: MDRCSLGSIGRCGWTSSGLHGSVRIGDLWAPLIGAVAMAAVGVGDDGDTVGPVAAAEGSEAGASGAAYPEFDKKCIFCRIGNREESVDLLHWDDQFACFRDIRPGAPHHYLVVPRKHIANCKSLKKEHISVVQKMVNIGKSVLQQNGMNDLADVRLGFHLPPFCTITHLHLHVLAPASQMGFISRMVYRVNSYWFITVDKLIENLKSLPDE, translated from the exons ATGGATCGGTGTTCTCTGGGCTCGATTGGTCGGTGCGGATGGACGTCCTCTGGGCTCCATGGATCGGTGCGGATCGGTGATCTCTGGGCTCCATTGATCGGCGCTGTTGCCATGGCGGCGGTTGGTGTCGGGGATGATGGGGACACTGTGGGCCCAGTTGCGGCCGCAGAAGGATCTGAGGCCGGGGCTTCGGGAGCGGCCTATCCGGAATTTGATAAAAAATGCATCTTTTGTAGAATCGGGAATAGAGAGGAGTCGGTGGATTTGCTGCATTGG GATGACCAGTTTGCTTGCTTTAGGGACATTCGCCCTGGTGCGCCCCATCATTATCTTGTTGTACCAAGAAAACACATTGCAAATTGCAagtctctgaagaaggagcatATATCAGTAG TTCAAAAGATGGTGAACATTGGAAAAAGTGTACTGCAACAAAATGGCATGAATGACCTGGCAGATGTAAG GCTGGGCTTTCACCTGCCCCCATTCTGTACAATAACTCACTTGCACTTGCACGTATTGGCTCCAGCCAGTCAGATGGGATTTATATCGAGAATGGTTTACCGAGTTAATTCCTACTGGTTTATTACG GTTGACAAATTGATTGAAAATCTAAAGTCTCTTCCGGACGAGTGA
- the si:dkey-29b11.3 gene encoding actin-binding Rho-activating protein-like: MAASGGNRQMPGQDGNASLRKKWQEWADNHRQYQRSNPFSGSHAVTLRLQRGDEEYGRPKKGSKTDQRGKDAHTHIGKEVEELLYVIRRYGEAGPGGNICITFGRLFDAYVTISNKVVGILLRARKHGLVHFEGEMLWQGRDDRALITLLE, encoded by the coding sequence ATGGCAGCGAGTGGAGGCAATCGCCAAATGCCAGGACAGGACGGAAATGCAAGCCTGAGGAAGAAGTGGCAGGAATGGGCCGACAACCACAGGCAGTACCAAAGGTCCAATCCTTTCAGCGGCTCCCACGCGGTCACTCTGCGCTTGCAGAGAGGGGATGAAGAATACGGGCGTCCCAAAAAGGGATCCAAAACAGACCAGAGAGGTAAAGACGCACATACCCACATCGGGAAAGAAGTCGAAGAGTTGCTTTATGTTATTAGAAGGTACGGAGAAGCCGGGCCAGGCGGGAACATCTGCATAACTTTCGGGAGATTGTTTGATGCCTACGTGACAATTTCCAATAAAGTGGTGGGAATCCTGCTACGAGCGAGAAAACACGGTCTGGTTCATTTTGAAGGGGAAATGCTTtggcaaggaagggatgatcGCGCTCTCATCACGCTGCTTGAGTGA